The following DNA comes from Miscanthus floridulus cultivar M001 chromosome 5, ASM1932011v1, whole genome shotgun sequence.
TTCGCCTCCCTTCAAAGTCTCAAACCAAAACTTTTCTCcgtattatatataaaaaaaatctgCACCGTTCGTACCATTACCAAGTGGCAAGTACTCACGCGCTAGCCGCATGTTGCCGTACGCGTAGCCTCAAGACCCGGCGGGATCGGTGAGATGCATGGCCTCATGGGGCATGCATGTCCGCGGCAGCTAGCCACGTACCCCGTCCAGTATGCCGCACGCCGACTCTATTTTCTTCACTCAGCCGGAGAATTCCTACGGGATGTATGTCATGCAATGCATCGTCAATTCAACGGTCAAGAGAGAATTAAAGCGAGCTCCATCTATCTTATACAACGACGTCGTAAGCGGCAGGACGAATGCGCCGATCCCTTCACCCCGGCGCTCCACCATTCCCCAAGGATAAATTTCTTTGTTGCACATTTTGTAGTTCTGAGAAATATATTTTTTGTTGCACTACTGTATTATTAGTTTTTGCGTTCATTTATGCCAATTCATCGAGGGTTTGAAGACTCTTCATAGAAGCTCGTTCATTGACTACTCAAGCACATTAAGAACTATACGATCTCTAAGCTTTGTAAGAACGTTCATTATTCGCATTTCAAGAGTCCAATCAAGAAAAATGAAAACATTAAGTACACTAAAAAGTTGTCATAGTTGGGATTTGAGAGCAAAGTGCTTCATGGATAACTAATAAACTTATTGTTAATTTGTGCCCACTCTCATATCTTGGTTTTGCCGTTTTGGCAAGTAGTTGGGATAAAATGTTAAACATGCACAATGAAAATGATAATAGACACAAGACATAGTAGTGCTTATAAAAGACCAAAAAAATTGTGAAAAAATATATTGCTCAAGTTACAATGCTCAAACAAGGACCTAGTCTAACAAGAAAAGTCTAGCTCGGACGTGCAAGAACTGTTAGAGGCCCATCTACAGGCTACCGTATGGCCCAAGGCCTATTAGTTGCATGGCTAGGCTGTGGCTCAGGCTGTGCAACGATTCCAACGAAGCTGCTAAAAAGGCCGGTTTCTAAAAAAAACATGGCCACATGGGGCGTGGGCGTATGGACATGATCTGCCTTTTTTTCCTCTGGGAAAAAAATCCCTTTGACTCCCTCAACTATTATCGAAGTCTCATTTACCTTATCCATGTGAAAAATTGTACGTTTGTGtctcttcaaatcttgatactgTTATTTCATCATAAACAGTTTCAATAGTACCACATCGTTGTTCCATGCTAATTGTAGCTTCCACATGTCACTCGCtaactctccctccctctcttatTTTCCATCTACACCAACATACCGCTAATAGcattctctcccccccccccccccccccccccccccacccccacccacaaCTCCAACAAATTATGCGGCGGTGGCTTGGTAGAAGCTCGGAGCTCGGCTATCTCCTCACTATTCTTGTACGGAGGGAGCGCCACCATGAGTCCATGGCTCATCCTCCATCAGAGTCCCAATCTATTTATATTTTTTAGAATTTTAGAAGCTTAGAGATATTTTGGTTAAAACACAGCTTATCAAATATTTATCGAACTTTTTTAATAATTAAAAAAGGATAAGACCATATTGGAAATCATTTCTAAACGGGAGAGGAGGTGATTTAAATGACTTTTATATTTTAGAGGGTTTATCCAATTTTATTATAGTTCGACGAGGAAAAATTGACTTCGATGATAGTCCTAGGAGGCTTCCTCCCTAACCATGAATAAGATTCTGGTTTTTGGGTTCCTCCGGGCTTAAAAGGGATGGCCGAGTCCCTCGTCCGTTTGGTGAAGGCACCGATGGCGGACGGTGAATGAGGTGGCGAGATGACTGATGCTCACGTGGGAGATGAAAAGGAGGTGGACGGAGGGGGGGGGCAAGTTAGGACAAGAAACAATAACACAATGGTGGATAATTTTGTTTATTTTTAATCTTTTTAAAAGTATTTTTAATTCTAATTCCAGCAGGATTATTTTTTAACACTAACTCTTTTGGCCGTGCCAAACTCCTTGGCGTGACAAATACACATTGGCACTCCTGTTGTATTTGTCACGCAAGGGGGTTTGGCGCGGCCAAAAggtttagttttaaaaaaaaaatacaactagAGTTAGAATTAAAATTTTCTTTTTAAaaagattaaaaaataaaaaatcatcgTGGACCGGTGAGTGGGCCTGGAATGATGCATGGGCTGGGTTTATGTTGCAGGGACATGAGAAGAACGAGACCACGAGAGTATACACATGTTTCTCCAGAATGATAGCAGCATCCTTCGTAACAGACACTACTAGGCTGCCTTCAATGCAGCACTTCCTGGGAAACGTATCCCCCCTCGACGCCtttcattgagcaatgggagtATGGGACACACACATACTTCATGCTACACGTGTTTTCAGCAGGCACAAACGGTGTGCTGCCACCGTGCACAACCAGACATCTCAATTTTCTATAGGGATGCTTAGCTTAGGCAATAAATCTGATATCATATCATTCGCTATGATGGTTATAATGTACAAAGATCAGACAGGAGATAGATGCCCCTCTCCATAGAAAGCACCAAAAAGCAAAGATACATGTCAATTCAAGGTCTCTAGAACCCATTCATCTCTAGGAGATAGGTGCGCCTCTTCATCAGCGCCTTCGTAGCAAACCTCAAGGGTCCATCGAACGCGCCTGAAACAAAGGCGTCAACTTCCTTCCGATTGCCATGACCACTGCTGCTACCATCGCTGGCAGGCTTGATGACAAGCAAGGTTGCACCTTGCAATGCCAAGCCGCCAGGCAATTCGAGGTACTGAGCGTATTTCAGCTTCATGTTACATGCTGGTACCTGTGTCCTGTTAGAACATGGCGAGGCTGACAACTGGTGTTCCCTGAAATCCTTCAGCTGCTCTGCCCCCATGGAGAGTGCGCCCTGCCCCTCAGCATCTGCCAAGACCAGGCTCCTCAGCGTTGGATGATCATTGATGATTGATCGCAAAAGATAATGCCTTGTCGACGCAGCAATCAAACAGCTGATAGTCCATACAACGCGGAGTTTCAGCCCACCATTGGTATAGAAAGATTCTGGCATGCTTCCATTgtcatccaatgacggctcatgcCCATTGCCACCGGCCTTGCGATCAACCAAGGTTCCACCCAGGATCACACAATTCTGAAGTGTACTGCCATATTCAGCTCGCCACTTCAGTAGAACCCCCTCCTCGACGGCAACATCTCCAGAGGGGAGCTCCACCTGAAGATTGCGAACATGGGAGAAGTTCTTCAGCACCTGCACAGGCGAATGCTGGGAGAGCTGAGGGAAGAGTGGCCGCCCTGTGCTATTGGGACTCTGCATATCATGGAAGGGCTTGGCGATCGCGAACAGCATCAGCTTGAACAAATGTGAGATAATGTTATGGGGCTTTGGCGACAACAGGTTCAGAGCGTCATCGGAGTCACCGTCCACAGTCACAACGTGGTCAATCTTGACACACACATCGTGGACGAGGGGAACCAGGCCACTGAATCGCTTGGACACGGCAGAGCACCTGCCAAGTGAACGCACGTCCTCGAGCTTGTTCAGGATCAGCAGCACCAGAGAATCAGGCAAGCAGTCGAATTGGTCAAACTCCAGGACCGGGTCAGCGTGGATTCGAGCCTTGGTATGCATTGCCCGGTTCAAAAGTCGTCTCTATCTGCTTCTTCAGAAATTGCTAAGAAACAGCTGAATCTTATATTGTCGAGAAGAATGGTGTGGGCCAGCTAATAAATCTTCAGGTCTTCGAATTCAATCGGTTTCCTGAAACAAGAGAGGCAACGAACTACAGTAAACAACGCATTCGACGGAGAAAGCAAGCTAGTGGTACAAAACAACATGCATCACACAAGTTTGATGTAGGAAACGAACTGAACTAAACTAGAAGCAAAGCAACATCACATATTTATATCAGATAGAAGACGGAAAAATATCACAAAAATCGCCAGGCAGTACTACTTCTAAAATCGCCAGGCAGAACAACTACTTCTAAAATGTAAAGACTGCTTGAACACGATGGCAAGCAATTAAAACTGAGAAGAGAATTAACTACGACTCGGCAGATAGATAAATTCTCCTAGAACTTATCAAATAAGACAAGGATTTACCTCAAAAAAGGTCACCACGAGTGCAGCTACGGACACCTCAAGAGTCCAAAGTAATGTCGTGCTCCAAGAACCCGATCTGTCGCCGGAACCCAGCCGGATCCAGGCCCCGCCGAGGTGGCCACCACAGCCTCGCCCAAGACCACTCCAGCAACGGCCGCAAAATCGGCGCCTTCAAGCTGGGAAATCAACGAATAGCTCACGGAGTGGAGCACAACTCAGCTTCGAGACCCAACAATCCGATTGATGCTCCGAGGAGGGAGGAGGGTTTCGCGCAAGCTGCAGGAGGAGGATGCGCgacctggggggggggggggggggggggggatttttCGCTTTGGGCTTCGGGGACAGTTTCCTTCGCGAGGAGAAATGCGCCGGCCGCTCGGCTCGGCGCGGCTTTAATACCAGTAGTAGAGTGGTAGGATTCTCGGGGAGGTAAAGTGCGGGCCCCGCCAGGGCGAGGTGATTCGTTGGCGCTTGCGCCGCGACGGCGTGGCGGCCCCGGTACGGCGTTACGGGGATAAGAGCATGGTTAAGAAGGCGTTTGGTCtgaactaaattttagtccatgtcacatcggacgttcggatgctatttaggagaactaaatatgagttaattataaaaataattacatagatggaggctaatttacgagatgaatttattaagcctaattaatccgctattagtatatatttaatgtagcacaacattgtcaaatcatggactaattaggcttaaaaaattcgtctcgcaaattagccacaatctgtgtaattagttatttttttgtctatatttaatacttcatgcatgtgtcaaacatccgatgggacagggactaaaattttcctgtaggaaccaaacaccccctaataaCTTAGGTCTCGTTTAGTTTCTAAAAAATTTTACCCTAAACTATCGCATCGAATCTTGtggcatatgtatggagtattaaatatagacaaaaaaaactaattacatagtttggttgaaaattgcgagacgaatgttttaagactaacagcctgttcgtttggctgtggctcgtcgtaaacgatcgtaaattttcagccggaacagtatttttctctcacacaaaccagccagcagtatttgttcgcgaaccagccaaccgaacaggctttagtagtccatgattagccatacgtgctacagtaactaacatgcgctaatgatgaattaattaggcttaataaattcgtcacgCAGTattcaggcgagctatgtaattagtttttttattattatccgaaaaccccttccaacattccgaaacatccgatgtgacatctaaaaatttttattttgtgaactaaacacagccttagccGCCAGTCGGCTGTATGACATTGCCACGTCATATAAAACTAATACTGTAGCTAACTGatataggccatgtttagttgctcGGAATCGGCGCCGCCGAAAATACTGTAGGTCACTGTCCAATAGTTGActattaggctcaaaacgttcgtctcgcaaagtacaaccaaactatgcaattagtttttgattttgtcaacatttagtactacatatatgtaccgcaaatttgatatgacggggaatcttctttttgtatagtattaaagtttggattttggggtgaCGTAATAGGCTAACCATTAACCGGCTATTAGGTTGGTTCGACACAGAGTGAGCATTTAATGTGTGCGTGTACATACACGATCTAGTGCGGTCTAGTATCTCGTGTGGCCCTTCAGTCGTAGGAGCTGGGGGCAGTATCGGCGCACGGGATTAGGATGTTGGGACGTGGGTCAAGCAAGCGCCGAGTTATCGTAACACGTGATTCAGCCGGGCGCTTCATGAACCGCCCGCTTCTTTCTCTCTTATCTTCTCACTGCTCCACTTAGGATTTTGATAACATGTAACATGGTGCAGCCTGCTGACTAAGCCttgttatacttgctctaaggtcGGAGAACCCGGTGCGGTGACGACCTCGGTCACGCGACGCGATCGCAGCTGGCCAGATGGGATGGTAGGCTTAAGAAATTTCTACGTTCTTTCTTACTTTTCTACCTTCGGGAGCCCTGTTTTGACAATGACAAATGACAAAAGATCGTAATTAATTTCGTGACGGTCCTGACAAACAGATGGCACTCGACTTTTCTGAGAACGCTAGTGTTACGATTAGAGCATCCGGACACCGGGCAAAATATCTAACACCTACACCTCAAGTGACTACTCGTACTTATCTTTTCTCATTGCACCTCGTCTCTCTCCTCCGTGTCTCTAAGAAATCAAGTCATCGCTGCCTCCTTCCTCCACCCAAGCCGACCACGCTGTCTTCTCCCTCAGTTCGTGTAGCACATCCCTGGCTTGTTCCCCAACCCCAGCGCCG
Coding sequences within:
- the LOC136453123 gene encoding F-box protein At4g18380-like; protein product: MHTKARIHADPVLEFDQFDCLPDSLVLLILNKLEDVRSLGRCSAVSKRFSGLVPLVHDVCVKIDHVVTVDGDSDDALNLLSPKPHNIISHLFKLMLFAIAKPFHDMQSPNSTGRPLFPQLSQHSPVQVLKNFSHVRNLQVELPSGDVAVEEGVLLKWRAEYGSTLQNCVILGGTLVDRKAGGNGHEPSLDDNGSMPESFYTNGGLKLRVVWTISCLIAASTRHYLLRSIINDHPTLRSLVLADAEGQGALSMGAEQLKDFREHQLSASPCSNRTQVPACNMKLKYAQYLELPGGLALQGATLLVIKPASDGSSSGHGNRKEVDAFVSGAFDGPLRFATKALMKRRTYLLEMNGF